The following coding sequences are from one Amyelois transitella isolate CPQ chromosome 23, ilAmyTran1.1, whole genome shotgun sequence window:
- the LOC106138119 gene encoding heparanase-like: MPMFIWYIFLGLMPWASADTFKVKITTDQHVNKVDPRFLSFTIDPKYLFTSTEKYNSNECLCMATSLTPAYLRIAGPSTSNLVFYNNSISIVDDEVREVRGSRKRHVIEKLSVSHNQWKMFAKWAKSTGFDLVFALNNQDKTRNGMWDPNAALNVLTLADKVDIGKMFWQLGYECSNQSIEEYLNDQETLRVIVETFAPGQSLDWKVVGGDVTNCLQADSKSDFKDYVTLSLEMMDALLLNGNSSSRQLERMSEFDRLKLLKLLSSSQTPLWLTERPREEYNELERAADWMASLGYSARNGFSVHYSEMREKELFEPTLSFYMALLFKNLVGERVLNVDMDSEKAVLFAHCTSLRHKAVPGAVTLYGVNMDDEPARFSIKLSEREEGGDIMQFILGYDDNGEIIVNGHAMSHEGDIKPTIKRVRPYKTLLINLPPKSFGFWVLANTKVGACYDIKENSKEKNLAEATDVTNDVLKKVKRSIIEDFDDLHVDDASDDFSDLDIHENCDEILNPALKKTIDNLNENLKKVHDLFGKKADDSDEVQELPAHPRNLRIKRHIDDSNVISLGRIKKHLLKPRHDRKRILDIDFRKNGLFGNLLQLKSKRNNTRNVKNEKLKYKTPKNKVAVNNLKHSTEKNLASLENIIVNKEKVSRKRRSVVFKEKHNESKKKLNESENEIGEDVVDNPKIWKTLSKIQKQLDKMQSESPDTNEVEYLDEKSKNGHILVKTKLLDDGAMINLSEHPDHGLIKSTLNNVFSVLGELNTNLNRIWNTLTILE, encoded by the exons ATGCCAATGTTCATTTGGTACATATTCCTGGGGCTGATGCCCTGGGCCTCCGCAGACACCTTCAAAGTGAAGATTACCACGGACCAGCATGTAAATAAAGTGGACCCAAGATTTCTGAGTTTCACGATAGACCCTAAGTATTTGTTTACGAGCACGGAAAAATATAACAG TAACGAGTGTCTTTGCATGGCTACCTCGTTGACCCCAGCCTATCTTCGCATAGCCGGCCCGTCTACCTCCAATCTGGTTTTCTACAACAACAGCATATCCATAGTCGATGACGAGGTCAGAGAGGTCAGAGGCAGCAGGAAGCGTCATGTCATT GAAAAGCTGTCCGTCAGTCATAACCAATGGAAGATGTTCGCGAAATGGGCCAAATCCACCGGTTTCGACCTGGTCTTCGCTCTGAACAACCAGGACAAGACCAGGAACGGTATGTGGGACCCCAACGCGGCGTTGAACGTGCTGACCCTGGCTGATAAGGTGGACATCGGCAAGATGTTCTGGCAGCTTGGCTatg AATGCTCTAACCAGTCAATAGAAGAATACCTGAATGACCAAGAAACACTTCGCGTGATCGTGGAAACCTTCGCTCCTGGCCAGAGCCTGGATTGGAAGGTCGTGGGCGGTGACGTCACGAACTGCCTCCAAGCAGACTCAAAGAGTGACTTTAAGGATTACGTCACTCTCTCTCTGGAGATGATGGATGCCCTTCTGCTAAATGG AAACTCATCTTCCCGCCAACTGGAGCGAATGTCTGAATTTGATCGCTTAAAGTTACTTAAGCTTCTCAGTTCTAGCCAGACCCCTCTCTGGCTCACTGAGAGACCTCGTGAGGAATACAACGAGCTGGAGAGAGCTGCAGATTGGATGGCCAGCCTTGGTTACTCGGCAAGGAATGGCTTCTCCGTACATTATAGTGAAATGAGGGAAAAGGAATTGTTTGAACCCACTTTG AGTTTCTACATGGCGCTCCTCTTCAAGAACCTGGTAGGCGAACGTGTTTTGAACGTCGACATGGATTCCGAGAAGGCCGTCTTATTCGCACACTGTACATCGCTGCGTCACAAAGCTGTCCCTGGAGCGGTGACACTGTACGGAGTGAACATGGACGACGAACCTGCTAGATTCTCGATAAAACTGTCGGAGAGGGAAGAGGGAGGTGATATAATGCAGTTTATACTTGGCTATGATGATAATGG TGAGATCATCGTGAACGGCCATGCGATGTCCCACGAAGGCGACATAAAGCCAACTATCAAACGCGTCAGGCCATACAAAACATTGCTTATCAACCTCCCCCCCAAATCATTCGGGTTTTGGGTTCTTGCCAATACAAAAGTTGGTGCCTGTTACGATATCAAAGAAAACAGCAAAGAAAAGAATCTTGCTGAAGCCACAGATGTAACAAATGACGTGCTAAAGAAGGTTAAAAGATCAATTATAGAAGACTTTGATGATTTGCATGTCGATGATGCATCTGATGATTTTTCTGATTTGGACATACATGAGAATTGTGATGAAATATTGAATCCTGCGTTGAAGAAAACTATAGATAATTTAAAcgagaatttgaaaaaagttcATGatctttttggaaaaaaagcTGATGATTCGGATGAAGTTCAAGAATTGCCAGCTCACCCGCGAAATTTACGTATAAAACGGCATATCGATGACTCAAATGTAATAAGTTTAGGGAGGATaaagaaacatttattaaaaccaAGACACGATAGGAAGAGAATACTGGATATAGACTTCAGAAAGAATGGACTATTTGGAAACTTATTGCAGCTAAAGAGCAAACGTAATAACACAAGAAATGTAAAAAACGAGAAACTAAAATACAAAACTCCAAAGAACAAAGTTGCCGTAAATAATCTGAAGCATTCCACTGAGAAAAATCTCGCCAGTTTAGAGAATATAATTGTtaacaaagaaaaagtttCAAGGAAACGCCGAAGTGTTGTTTTTAAGGAAAAACATAATGAGTCTAAGAAAAAGTTGAATGAATCTGAAAATGAAATTGGAGAGGATGTTGTGGATAATCCAAAAATTTGGAAGACACTTAGCAAGATTCAGAAACAATTAGATAAAATGCAATCAGAATCGCCGGATACTAATGAAGTTGAATATTTAGATGAAAAATCTAAAAACGGACATATATTGGTTAAGACGAAGTTATTGGATGACGGAGCGATGATCAACCTGAGTGAACACCCTGATCATGGGTTGATCAAATCAACATTAAACAACGTCTTCTCGGTTTTAGGAGAACTGAACACAAATTTGAATAGGATATGGAACACACTTacaattttagaataa
- the LOC106132852 gene encoding nuclear hormone receptor HR96, with the protein MDSNSDNVDTKDDGSTQKKELPANLQKICLVCGDRALGYNFNAISCESCKAFFRRNALTSKEFKCPFTNNCDITVVTRRFCQKCRLEKCFSIGMVKEFIMSEEDKAEKRRKIEENRARKRQFCDKESDNNVTSSKNFKRDDDTQVASVPPVPDSVIQYDSTTCSPSSTVQSMLDADMDSSIHSPPLYYAPIQNTEIPYTMKVYPIDEKTVMSRSLYEHRMMETYRTYDMDSNMYMESETPKQNSIRSILTNGSNVYNDGKQHICEEIPSTSTNPDVNKARDILQDVERIEPNSMESILCEAIKLEFEAYTSVNPCSGSSRELNEVERAKLNELIVANKSLHAPIDDDVSQLIGDAGSLKEGDGKHDPRLIKIVNLTAIAIRRFIKMAKKINAFKNMCEEDQVALLKGGCIEMMVLRSTMTYDCQRNQWKLPHSQEQFGSVQIDILKLAKGNIYQTVEAFFRSFHPRWRTDENVILIMTAILLFTPDRPKVVHRDVIKLEQNSYYYLLRRYLESVYPGCEAKSTFLKLIQKILELRKLAEEVTDVYLDVNPIEPLLMEIFDLKHHAA; encoded by the exons ATGGATAGTAACAGTGATAATGTAGATACAAAAGACGATGGGAGTACACAGAAGAAGGAATTGCCCGCGAATTTACAGAAAATCTGCCTCGTCTGTGGCGATAGGGCGTTAGGTTACAATTTCAATGCCATATCTTGTGAGAGTTGTAAGGCCTTTTTCAGGCGAAATGCTCTTACGAGTAAGGAATTCAAGTGTCCGTTTACGAACAATTGTGACATAACGGTGGTAACACGGCGGTTTTGTCAAAAATGTCGGCTAGAAAAGTGTTTTTCAATAGGCATGGTCAAAGAGTTTATTATGTCAGAGGAGGACAAAGCTGAAAAACGGAGAAAGATAGAAGAGAACAGGGCTAGGAAACGTCAATTCTGTGATAAAGAGAGTGACAATAATGTGACAAGTTCGAAGAACTTTAAACGGGACGATGATACGCAGGTGGCGAGTGTGCCCCCAGTTCCAGATTCGGTTATTCAATATGACAGCACTACATGTAGTCCTAGCAGTACTGTACAGTCAATGTTGGATGCGGATATGGACTCTTCAATACATTCCCCTCCTCTTTATTATgcgccaatacaaaatacGGAAATACCATATACAATGAAAGTGTACCCGATTGATGAGAAAACTGTGATGAGCAGGTCTCTGTATGAACACAGAATGATGGAAACGTACCGGACGTATGATATGGATAGTAATATGTATATGGAATCAGAAACGCCTAAACAAAATAGTATTAG ATCAATACTCACTAACGGGAGCAACGTGTACAATGACGGGAAGCAGCACATCTGCGAAGAGATCCCCTCCACCAGCACCAACCCAGACGTCAATAAGGCCAGGGATATCCTGCAGGATGTCGagag AATAGAACCTAACTCCATGGAGTCTATACTCTGCGAAGCCATCAAACTGGAGTTCGAAGCTTATACTTCAGTCAACCCTTGCAGCGGCTCATCGCGGGAACTTAATGAG GTGGAGAGAGCCAAGTTGAACGAGTTGATAGTTGCGAACAAGTCTTTACATGCCCCGATAGACGATGACGTGTCACAACTCATAGGCGACGCGGGATCCCTCAAG GAGGGGGACGGCAAGCACGACCCGCGTCTGATCAAAATAGTCAATTTGACCGCCATCGCAATAAGGAGGTTCATAAAAATGGCGAAGAAAATCAACGCGTTCAAAAATATGTGCGAGGAAGATCAG GTAGCGTTGCTAAAAGGAGGCTGCATAGAAATGATGGTGTTGAGAAGTACAATGACCTACGATTGCCAGAGAAACCAGTGGAAG CTCCCTCACAGCCAAGAACAATTCGGCAGCGTCCAAATAGACATTCTGAAACTAGCTAAAGGCAACATTTACCAAACTGTTGAAGCTTTCTTCCGGTCCTTCCATCCAAGATGGCGGACCGATGAGAATGTCATTCTGATTATGACAGCCATTTTGCTGTTCACACCGGACAGGCCTAAGGTTGTTCATAGAGATGTTATTAAACTGGAACAG AATTCCTATTACTACCTCCTACGACGTTACCTCGAAAGCGTATACCCTGGATGCGAAGCGAAATCCACATTCCTCAAACTAATCCAGAAGATTCTAGAACTTCGGAAGCTGGCTGAAGAAGTAACCGATGTGTACCTAGACGTGAATCCGATTGAACCGCTTTTGATGGAGATTTTCGATTTGAAACATCACGCGGCTTGA